The Dehalococcoidia bacterium genome includes a window with the following:
- a CDS encoding ATP-binding protein, whose protein sequence is MNLYLLLPLLGFIVNLALIPLVLRGNRKSQQHQVFSLFLLVLALWGLTIFQMRSSPTLEEAARWEVGVFATIAAIGVYYFHFSLLFTRFKTPQGLLPAVYVSGLVLIALLPTGLVFKGMQTKWYGYAPVLGPLAVPYILYLYVLTTWCLVNTIKVYRNPISPGERNRAGWLALGLFLLMLGATSDYLPVMGVPVYPMGIVTNVMFAAVTAYAIARHQLLDVHVAVRKGLLYSVVSGVLLGAYALVILFVNQLLGTPRDLQPILVYLGGLFLVAIAFQPLYHALQKFVDQWFYRGRYDALRELRGFAVAARDIADLEGLAATLVRLVVGGLQTERACLLLASPQERGYIPAASAGALGSAPIVFTAQSPPVQWMRSHDQVVTMREVDALPNRYMMPTSEVLALQEFGAELFVPLKTRESLVGVLVLGPKKSHQPFSQEDVDLLQTVCSQAATRMENARLYSELRRQLDELRQAQAQLVRSEKLAAVGELAANVAHEVNNPLQTIINLTFLVEHSLDENDPRKADLRAIQAESLRARHIVKGLLDFARQQKSALADANVNEVAEAVLSLARVRTASGNVKVVTEMDRNLPPIRCDAEQIKQVFLNMVNNAMDAMPSGGTLTVRSRSDKDGMVAVEVTDTGDGIPPEVMPRIFEPFFTTKPVGQGTGLGLAVSYQIVKKHGGVIKVESTVGKGSAFTVCLPLTPPKEESAVMSLA, encoded by the coding sequence ATGAACCTCTACCTGCTCCTGCCCCTCCTGGGGTTCATCGTTAACCTTGCGCTGATACCTCTTGTCCTGAGGGGCAATCGCAAGAGTCAGCAGCACCAGGTCTTCTCCCTGTTCCTCCTTGTCCTGGCGCTCTGGGGCCTCACCATCTTCCAGATGCGTTCCAGCCCCACGTTGGAGGAGGCCGCCCGATGGGAGGTGGGCGTTTTCGCCACCATCGCCGCCATCGGCGTCTACTATTTCCACTTCAGCCTGCTCTTCACGCGCTTCAAGACCCCTCAAGGCCTTCTTCCCGCCGTCTATGTGAGTGGACTCGTTCTCATAGCCCTGCTGCCCACGGGGCTTGTCTTCAAAGGAATGCAGACCAAATGGTATGGGTACGCGCCCGTCCTCGGCCCTCTCGCCGTCCCGTATATCCTGTACCTCTACGTCCTGACGACATGGTGCCTGGTCAACACCATCAAGGTGTACCGGAACCCCATCTCTCCGGGAGAGCGCAACAGAGCGGGCTGGCTGGCCTTGGGGCTGTTCCTCCTGATGCTGGGAGCCACGTCAGACTACCTCCCCGTGATGGGAGTGCCTGTGTACCCCATGGGCATCGTGACCAACGTCATGTTTGCCGCGGTGACCGCCTACGCCATCGCCCGGCACCAGCTTCTGGACGTGCACGTGGCCGTGCGCAAGGGCCTCCTGTACTCGGTGGTCAGCGGCGTCCTGCTGGGCGCGTACGCCCTGGTTATCCTGTTCGTGAACCAGCTCCTCGGCACGCCGCGAGACCTTCAGCCCATACTCGTCTACCTGGGTGGCTTGTTCCTCGTGGCCATTGCCTTCCAGCCCCTGTACCATGCCCTGCAGAAGTTCGTGGACCAGTGGTTCTACCGAGGGCGCTACGACGCCCTCCGAGAACTCAGGGGTTTCGCCGTGGCGGCCCGTGACATCGCCGACCTGGAAGGCCTGGCCGCCACCCTGGTGCGGTTGGTGGTCGGCGGCCTGCAGACGGAGCGGGCCTGCCTTCTCCTGGCCTCTCCCCAGGAGCGCGGATATATCCCCGCCGCGTCCGCGGGCGCCCTGGGGTCCGCACCCATCGTCTTTACGGCACAGAGCCCTCCCGTCCAGTGGATGAGAAGCCATGACCAGGTGGTGACCATGCGGGAGGTGGACGCCCTGCCCAATCGCTACATGATGCCCACCAGCGAAGTCCTGGCCCTCCAGGAATTTGGCGCGGAACTCTTCGTGCCGCTCAAAACGCGCGAATCCCTGGTCGGAGTGCTCGTCCTGGGGCCGAAGAAGTCGCACCAGCCCTTCTCCCAGGAGGACGTGGACCTGCTTCAGACGGTGTGTAGTCAGGCGGCTACACGGATGGAAAACGCCCGCCTATACAGCGAGCTTCGCCGTCAACTGGACGAGCTTCGACAGGCCCAGGCCCAGCTTGTGCGCTCCGAGAAGCTGGCCGCCGTAGGCGAACTGGCCGCGAATGTCGCCCACGAGGTCAACAACCCCCTTCAAACCATCATCAACCTGACGTTCCTGGTGGAGCACAGCCTGGACGAGAACGACCCGCGCAAAGCAGACCTGCGGGCCATCCAGGCGGAGAGCCTGCGAGCACGGCACATCGTCAAGGGGCTGCTGGACTTCGCGCGGCAGCAGAAGTCCGCCCTGGCCGACGCCAACGTCAACGAGGTGGCGGAGGCGGTCCTGAGCCTGGCCCGGGTGCGCACGGCGAGCGGGAACGTGAAGGTGGTCACGGAGATGGACCGGAACCTGCCACCCATCCGCTGTGACGCTGAGCAGATCAAGCAGGTCTTCCTGAACATGGTGAACAACGCTATGGACGCCATGCCGAGCGGCGGTACGTTGACCGTCCGGTCACGGAGTGACAAAGACGGCATGGTCGCCGTCGAGGTGACAGACACGGGCGATGGCATCCCTCCCGAGGTGATGCCCCGTATCTTTGAACCTTTCTTCACTACCAAGCCCGTGGGCCAGGGGACCGGCCTGGGCCTGGCGGTAAGCTACCAGATTGTCAAGAAACACGGAGGGGTCATCAAGGTGGAGAGCACGGTGGGGAAGGGCAGCGCCTTCACCGTCTGTCTTCCTCTGACCCCACCAAAAGAGGAAAGCGCGGTGATGTCCCTTGCCTAA